A segment of the Archocentrus centrarchus isolate MPI-CPG fArcCen1 unplaced genomic scaffold, fArcCen1 scaffold_33_ctg1, whole genome shotgun sequence genome:
AAAGGAGGGACTGTCTGCCACATCAAGATGGTAGAATCTGGAAACCATGGACTCACATGACCATGCTGCAGCAGGACAAATGGCCCTGCACAAGGCCCACGAGTTCCCAAAAGTTTATACCTTTGGTGAACAGAGTCTACAACCCAATGGGACAGCCTGGGCTTTGACTGTCTGGGTCTGTTGAAGACCCCAGAGTTAAAGCAGACAAAAAGCTGGTCCATCTGTGTGCACATGATAGACTCTGTCAAGATCCAGTCAGGGCCCAGAGCAGCCTGGTACAGAGCTACCTCCTGATCTAAGCCACTAGAGGGAAGCACCTGTAGCTCAACAGGCTGGGACAGGAGGACTTGGATAGAGCCTCTGGTACAAATGTAGGGTTAGGTTGAAGGATACCCCTGAGCCTTCTGACAAAAATATACAGAACCATAGCATTTGTCCTGGCAAATGTTATGGTTATCAGAAAAGCTGTTTTAAGGGAAAGGCttttaaaatgagttttgtTGAGGGGATCAAGGGGGGATGCTGAACAGTGCCAGAGACTATGGGGGTTCCATGGGGGAGCCAAGGGTCCAGACATGTGAACTGTAAGCCTGTGGGCACCTTTAAGAAACTGGGAGATCAGAGATGATTCATCCAGAGTAAACATTGAGTAGCCATCATAAACTGCTTGAACTGCTGCCACCATACCACACAAGTCAACTGCATCAGGACCATCTTTATGGTCTTTGATATTTAATCCCTGTAGGTAACAGCACTGAGGCTGATTCTGTACAAGATAGTACAAAAGTACAAGACTTTGCACCATCCACTAGTGCTGGCTGCATGCTGGCTGCTGACTGTTTGCCTCCTGGTGTGCAGTCCACCAGATCGACCCCTATGAGGCCACAGCCAGGATAGCTGGAGGCAGCTTTTACAATTTACATTTGTTCAAAAGCtgttatttcaaaataaaattatttaactctgtcaaactgaaaatactgtTCCTGAAATCTTTCCAAACAAAATAATATATGATAACTAAGattaaagcaacaaaaaagtaacaatatttgatttatttttcaattttcatAAAAGTGTGCTTCCTGCAAAACCGGCCATTTTGGACTgggaataaaataaagtttccaACATGCCAGCCTGAGATATCCCCAGAAAGCCCAGGACGTCCTCTTTAAAGTACAACAGGATTTAATTGGGTTTcttgaaaaaatttaaatttaaaaaaaatttaaaagaggACAAATGTCCAGGAGCTCCCTCTAGTGTCAGCATCAGGATCTAGTGGGACCAGGAACCAAACTCCAGCTCACTGACATCAGAGGGTGTCTGGTTTAATGATGTCTGCTCATCTCTGTGCTGATGATCTTGCATATTTGTGTAGAAAGGTGTCAGTGTTTgaacacaaaatgtttttaggaggaaaaaaaaaagaaggtcaTTCGCAGATATACAATTTAGTAATTGTATCACTTGAATAACTTCAGACAAAAAAGGCCTCCCCCCCGACTGCCTCTGCACCAATAGTAAAGCTGgcgctcagaggaagagggcggggctttacttggtgtcagtgagagaaatgaaaaaaagctcaaatgagtgagaaggacgatgaaggaaacatctgtgcggtgtctgctctgtaagtagaatctctgtgtttgtttgaattattgacctttgactgtctgctctcctgataactgatgatggaggagaagacatgaaaaactaatcaggctgaattcaagttcaaacaccatgaggaccaactgcaggtctgaactgacattttatctttgctcaggagtccaggaaacacagcagctctgattaggcccaaaacatttttaagtatTACACACTTTTTGTGTGTTGTCCAAACTTTATTGAAACTTGTTGCTGCATCAACTCTAAAATGAGCAGATCTATCAGAGAGAGATGAGTTTGTGGGtccttcagctgtttgtgtggagttgttctttgtgttcacctcaaaccaacctgagtgtcatttctctttagttctgatctcactgctgagctgcacaacaaaccaaggtcagtaaccttcttctgtcacagcttcaacctgataaatgctcactaatatgacctgtttggcttcatgtttcattgtaaccctcacagctcgtctgactgtgagtcccagcagctctcagttctttgaattaaactttgtgtctctgagctgtgaggaggacgacagctctgctggatggactctgaggaggaacacaagCAAGGAGACCAGAGTTGATTGTGGAGCTCACTGGGGGAGCTCAGCTGGTTCTTCCTGCATCATCAGTCACATCATCTCACTGGACattggagtttactggtgtgagtccagagagggtgccatcagtaacatggttaatctcacagtctctggtaagctgagtgtgtggagttagtgttgatgaagctgtgtgtaaatggatgaaatgctgtagtttgtctctgtgttgaggtggatcagtgatcctgcagagtcctgtcctccctgtgatggagggagatgacgtcactctgctctgtcaaacaaagaccactccctccaacctcccagctgctttctataaagatggctccctcatcaggaagcagcctacaggtcacatgaccatccagcatgtttccaggtctgatgaaggcctctacaagtgtgacatcagcggtcatggagagtctccatccagctggatcactgtcacaggtgacacactcacctgtctgtgtttctgcaggtttcaacattcacaatgtgaccagaacttaatgactgtgtttgctttattttagagagacacaccaccacacctccacctacatccacacctccaccaAGATCCatacctccacctacatccacctctcctcctgttctctctgtgatctcctctgttggatcagtctgtgttgtggttctactggtgttactggttctgctggtgagacgatgtgttcacaggaaacctgaaggtgagactcaGACATATGGGTTGTACATTTATGGCTTATTTGTACTGAGTAATCCACAgattaccatccatccatccatccagtcactcccacttatcctgttcaaggttgcgggggtacaccctgtacagacaacatccacacccATTGACAATGTatagtttccaattaacctaaccccagtaagtgcatgtctttggactgtgggaggaaaccggagaaaaccc
Coding sequences within it:
- the LOC115776519 gene encoding low affinity immunoglobulin gamma Fc region receptor II-like, with the translated sequence TLTARLTVSPSSSQFFELNFVSLSCEEDDSSAGWTLRRNTSKETRVDCGAHWGSSAGSSCIISHIISLDIGVYWCESREGAISNMVNLTVSGGSVILQSPVLPVMEGDDVTLLCQTKTTPSNLPAAFYKDGSLIRKQPTGHMTIQHVSRSDEGLYKCDISGHGESPSSWITVTERHTTTPPPTSTPPPRSIPPPTSTSPPVLSVISSVGSVCVVVLLVLLVLLVRRCVHRKPEESDPAAVSTAVRTEDVTYGQIAVRTKRKRDFQ